TCCGACGCACGGTCCTCGCAGGCAAAGCCGAAAATGTATTCTTTTAAGCCCAAGCTAGCTTTCGATCCTGATCATAAAAGGCTTTTGCGTAATAAAATTTTCGCCGCCGATCACGCTTATGGCGCGCTTTATGTCCTTCTCACAGCACGTATGCGTCGTGAAAAACAGCGTCACTTCCTCGTCCGTTTTGAGCTTAGGCTTTTGCAAAAAGCTGTCGATCGAAAGATCGTTTAAGCTCATAATATTCGTAAGCTTCGCGAGCACGCCCTTCTCGTCGCGCACGCGCAGCCTGAAATAATACTTCGTGCGGATCTGCTCGCTCGGCAGAATTTGCATAAAATTTTCGCTCGGCAAAATTTTATATCCCAGCATCGGATTTTTATTATCGCGCGCAATGTCGATGAGATCGCTTATAACAGCACTTGCCGTAGCGCTTCCGCCGGCGCCAGGGCCGTAATACATACTCTCGCCCACACAGTCTCCGTAGATGCTCACGCCGTTCATAACGCCGTCTACTTTTGAGAGCATTTGATCCTTTGAAATGAGCGCGGGATGGACGCGCAGCTCGACTTTATTATTGCATGCGCGCTTGGCTACCGCAAGCAGCTTGATTATGAAGTCAAATTCGCGCGCGAAATATATATCCTCCTGCGTGATCTCCTCGATCCCCTCGATTAGGATATCCTCCGGGTCGCCGTGCACGCCGTATGCGATGCTAGCTAAGATCAAGAGCTTATGTGCCGCGTCAAATCCGCCGATATCAAAGCTAGGATCGGCTTCGGCGTATCCGAGCTCTTGAGCTCGCTTTAGCGCGTCCTCAAATTTCTCATTTTTTTGCATCATATTCGTAAGGATGAAGTTGCTCGTGCCGTTTATGATGCCGATTATTTTTTCGATACGGTTGGCGCTTAGTCCCTCGCGCAGGGTTTTGATGATCGGAATCCCGCCCGCTACGCTCGCCTCAAAGCCAAAAGGCGTATCGCCCGCCAAAGCCTGGAGCTTGTAGCGATGATAAGCCAAAAGTGCCTTATTTGCGGTAACGACCGCCTTTTTACGCTTTAAAATTTCGCTTACGATCTCATAGGGCTTTTCTACCCCGCCCATAAGCTCTACAAAAACGTCGATGTCGTCGCGCTCGATGATACTTTGCGCGTCGCTGCTAAGCGGAATTTGCACATCGCGCTTTTTACTCGTATCGCGCACGAGTCCTATTATGGGCTCTATGCTAACGCCCGCGCGCGCAAGAATGATATCTTTGTTTTTGATCAAAATATTTGCAACTTCACTACCTACGGTACCGACGCCTAAAATCGCTACTTTCATCAGATCTCTTTCAAATATTTTTTTATATTTCTAGCAGCCTGGCGGGTCCTGTTTTCGTTTTCGATAAAGGCGATCCGTACATAATCGTCTCCCGCCGCGCCAAAGCCAACGCCCGGGCTTACGGCGACGCGCGCCTTGGTAAGAAGCTGTTTGGAAAACTCCATACTTCTTAGATGAGCCGCCGCGGGCGGCAATTTCGCCCACGCAAACATCGACGCGCTAGGTTTAGCGATCTGCCAGCCCGCGTCCGCAAAAGCGTCAATCAAAAAATTCCTACGCTTCTCATAGCTCGCGCGGATCTCCTCTACGCACTCTTGCGGCCCGTCCAGCGCGATCGTGGCGGCTACTTGTATCGGCGTAAACATACCGTAATCAAACCAAGATTTGATCTTTTTAAGCGCGGCGACGAGCTTTTTATTACCGCTAACAAAACCCACGCGCCAGCCCGCCATATTGTAGCTTTTAGAGAGCGTGTACGCCTCGACTGCGACGTCCTTTGCGCCCTGAACCTCAAAGATCGACGGCGTTTTGTAATCGTCAAAAGCGATCTCCGCGTAAGCGATATCGCTGATGATATAAAACCGCTCCTGCCGCGCCATCGCCACGAGCCGCTCGTAGAAGCTCTTTTGCACGACGACGGTGGTAGGGTTATGCGGGAAATTTACGACGACGTATTTTGGGCGCGGAATACTCTCGTCGAAGGTTTTTTGCAGATCGATGAAAAATTTATTCTCATTAAAATTTAAATTTTCATCATAAGCAAGCGGGATTTTAACGACGTTGCCGCCCGCGATGATGAAGGCTTGGGTATGGATCGGATACGCAGGATCGGGCACCACTGCGACATCGCCCGGATTTACGATCGCGCTAGTTAGATGCACGAAGCCCTCTTTAGAGCCCATCACGGCGACGATCTCGCTTTCCGGATCCAAGATCACGCCGTATTTCCGCTTATACCAATTCGCGCACGCAAGTCGCAGCTTGTAGATGCCCTGGCTTACGGAGTAACCGTGCGTCTTGTCCTTTTGCGCGCTTTCGCAAAGCTTGTCGATTATATGCTGCGGCGTCCTGCCGTCGGGATTGCCCATCGAAAAATCGATTATATCCTCGCCGGCTCTGCGTGCAGCCATTTTTATGGCGTTAACCTCGGCAAAAACGTAATTTGGCAAACGCTCGATTTTTGAAAAACGGATTTCGTCAAACATCTCAAACCTCTTATCTTAAAGTAATTTTCAAACCCTATTTGATATTTCGCGCCTTAAACGCCGCGATCTGCACGTACCGCACGGAGACTAAAATTTCAAGTCCTAGCAGCGATGCGGCGGCGCTTTTATATCGCTAAGGCGTTTAAAACCCTTGCCTCGCTAAAATTTAAAACCGCGGGGGCGCGGAGGCGTTGATCGTTTAAATTTATCGCGTCGCGACACTTTGCGCGACATTTAAATTTACATCCGATCGAAACGACCGAGACCTCCGTTTTGCAGGGCACCATGGACGGCGCCTCTTAAATTTAGCGCTCTACCGCAAGTGCCCGCACCGCTTAAAATTTTATCGCACCGCTAATTTTACCTGCGCCGCTTAAAATTCTATCCAAGGCGGCATAGTTCAAAACCCTCTAAATTTACGCTCGTGAGTTTATTTTAAGTCGCACTCGCCACAGAGAGCCGAAATTCTATCCTCGGCGGCGGCGCAGTCCTACGAGCGAAGAGCCACGCGAGAGCGAGGATTTTACCACTTTTTGCCCTTGTTTAGACGCAGAAACTCATCGGCTGAAATTTTAGTGATATTGCCATCTTTGACGTGGAATTTTTGAGTGTTTCTTTCGCTGAAAGTTACGTTGCCATCGGCTTTACCGAGCTCAAACATCCCGTGACCGGTAGAGATTAGCAGCTCCTCATCTCCTTGTGAAGCGACGACGTAAGGGGCATTGATGACCATCTCGCGCTTCTTGCCACTTTTTAGATCGATGATACCGATCCACATTTTGCCGCGCGGATTAAGCACGATATCTTTGCTGGGCGCAGGTGCGCTTTGCGTGGCGTTTTCGTCGGTGGAATTTTCCTCCGTTTTGGCACTCGCGCGCTCGATCCTGATAGAGCGATCCAGCGCGTTTAGCGAGCTTAAATTTTCATCCGCAGCAGCTTCTGCATTGATATCCGATTTTAGTGCGAATTTTTCATCTGTAGTGTTGTGCGAAACGACGTCGATACCGATATTTTCAAGCTTTTTTTGAGTGTTATTTACGATCGGGGCGTCCGAGTAGGTGGTTTTGTTTTGTTCCCATAAAAGCGAACCCAAAAATTCGCCGAAGCTTTTATAAAGTCCGAAATAAAAGATTGCACCTATGATTAATACCATTGCAAGCAGCCATAAAAGCCAGCTGCCGCTTTTGTTAGGGCTGACCCTTTGACCATAGACCTGCTCGACTTTAGCTTTTTTAACCGGCGCAAAGCTCTCCTTCGCGACCTCAAACTCGCTAAGCCAGTCCGATAGATCCAGCCCGAACTCGCGCTCTAAAATTTTAATGTAGCCCCTAACATTAAAATTTGCTAGTTTCTCGAAGTCTTTATTTATGATGTATTCTAAATTTTGCGCGTCGATGCGCGTCGTGCGCGCTATCTCGATCAGATCCATAGATTTTAATTTATCTAGATCGCTGCTTTTTGGCTGCTGCGTTTGCTCCGGCTTCTCGGTTTGTTCCGCCCGCTCGTCCGTATTATTTAACTTCTCTTCTATTTCTTCCATTTAAAATTCCATCGCATAGTATCGCAAATGCCGCGCTTACGTTAAGCGAGTCCCAGCCTTCGCGCATCTTTATCGATACCGCGCAGTCGCATTTTTTAAGCGCCCTGCCAGGTATCCCCTCTTCTTCGTTCCCCATTACGAGTGCGTTTTTCGCGCCGAGCTCTAACTCCTTAAAGTTCGTCCCGTCCGCACTCGCGGCGTAAATTTCAAAGCGGCTTTGTTTAAGCTCGTTTATCACGCTAAGCCCGTCCGAGACCTTAACGACGTTTAGCTCATACGCCGCACCCGAGCTTGCGCGCACTACGCCAGCCATATTTAGATTATTTGCGACGACGATCACGCTGTTCGCGCCCAAAGCATAGGCGCTACGCATTATCGCGCCGATGTTTCCGACATCGGTAAGCCCGTAAAGGATCGGCACAAATTTATCGTCTTTGACGCTAGCCAGATCGCCGAAGCTAAACTCCTCCACCTCGGCTAAAAAGCCTTGATGGTTGCCGCCGCGAGCGAGGGCTTGAGCTTTTTTCGCATCGGCGCGCTCGATCTTTACGCCGGTCGCGGCGATCTTTTTAAAAATTTCTTTCTCGCACTCCTTTGCAAGGATGATGCGGATAAATTTCCGCGGATGCCGGTTTAAAAGGTGCAAAAACAGCTGCTTGCCGTAAATAATCATTTTGAGATTTTAGCGAAAAACGGTTAAAATATGACTTAGCGTATCAAATTTTTATATATTTCTTTGGCGGGTTCGCCGCTGATTTTTGAGAGCAGTTTCGCTTTTATTTTCGGCGCGATCTCAAGCGAGAGAATATCTTCCTGCGTGATTTTTTCAAAGCTTTTCTCGCCTGCGCCGTCAATCACGACGCACCATTCGCCGTTTAAATTTGCACTTTTTAGCTTCAGCAAGAGCTCTGCGGCGCTACCGAAAAATTTGGTTTCAAATTTTTTCGTGGCTTCCTTAATCGCAAAAATTTTGCGCTGCGCATCGATCCCAGCGATCTGCTCTATTAGCTTTACCACACGCTTTGGGGATTCATATAGTACGCACGGATAGGGGCTTTGCATTAAATTTAGAATCTGAGCTTTACGCTGCGCGCCGTCATTGTTCAAAAAGCCTAAAAAGCTAAATTCTTTCTCCACCAGTCCGCTTGCGGCGGCTGCGAGCAGCAGAGCGTTTGCACCGCTAAGCACCTCGTAGGTTATGCTACTTCGTTGCGCAAATTTTACGAGCGCAATTCCCGGATCGCTGATGCAGGGCATGCCCGCATCGCTTACGTATGCGCAAACTTTTTCGCGCAGAAGCGACGGATTAAAGCCCGCGAAAAACTCCGCTTCGTTGTGCGTGTGCAGCGAGTAAAACTGTGAAATTTTAAATGAAATTTGAAATTTATCGGATAATAAGTTTAGAAGTTTTTTTGAAACCCTCGTATCCTCGCAGATTAGGATTTCGCAGCTTTGCAATACCTCAAGCGCGCGGCTCGAGATATCGCTTAGATTTCCTATCGGCGTAGGAATGAGATATAGCAACTATTTCATTCCGTATTTTTGCTTAAATTTCTCGACGCGGCCCGCGCTATCTACGATCTTCTCGCTGCCGGTGAAAAACGGATGGCATTTGGAGCAGATGTCGACGCGGATTTCAGGCTTGTTCGAGCGCGTTTTAAAAGTGTTTCCGCAAGCGCAGGTAACGGTCGTTTCGACAAAGTTCGGATGGATATCTTTTTTCATTTTTGATCCTTTTTGATGATTTTAAAAGGCAGCGATTATACAACTTTTTTATCTAAAAAGCAAATTTAAAGGGTTTTAAAAACTCTCGGCAAAGCGCTGATTTTCTTTTTGAACATGCTTTTTGGGTGCGAAAATTTTAAAATTTAGCCCGCTTGCGGGTAAAATTTATTTCACCGCGGCGTGCACAATACAGCGCGTAAAGATGTGCCGCGGCAAATACGCGTCGCGCGTCAAGCCGCAGATAAACATAGCGGATCGCGCAGAGCAAATTTTAAATTCCAAAATTTAAAGCGCACGACTTTTCAAATTTTAAAATTTGCCGAGCGCTTAAAAGATCAGCTTCGCGCAAGTTGCGATCAGCGCGGTGTTTGAGCGCAAAATATATGGACTATTAAGCGCATAGGCGTTTTTAAATTTCTCCCTTTCGCGCGGCGAAAATCCGCCCTCCGGGCCAACAAACGCGATCTCGTCGTCGCCGAAAATATCGATGTTCTTGCCGCCAAAATCGATCAGGCTTACGTTTTCATATCTTTGCGCTAGCTCGTCAGAGCTGCTCAAAACCTCGATCTGCATGATGGAATTTCGCCCGCATTGTTGAGACGAGTTGATCAAAATCCGCTCCATCCTCTGCAGATCGAGCCGCACGTTTGTCTGCGACAGATCGGCATAGACCAAAACAAGCCGCCCGACGCCCATCTCGTTTAGCGCAGGCAGGCTCTTTTCGATCACGGCGCTCTCGACGACCGCCCAAGCGACGCGAAAATCGTGGCTCAGCGTAAAAACCGAGCTTTTAAAAACCAAATTTAAAGCCGCACCTTTGCGCGAAATTTCGGCGATCTCATATAGATAACTCGCCCCGTCCTTTAGATTTCGCACGTCTATGCGCTCGCCCGCCCTTACTCGCCTCGCCTTTAGGTGCAAAAACTGATCATTCTGCAAAACTAGGCTCTGTTCGCCTGCAAACTTATCGTAAAAATATACCATCAAATAATACTTGCTATCAAAATTATCGCTAAGCTTAGCCCCAAAATCACCCGCATTTTGCGCTGATACGGCGCAAAGTTTTGGCTCAGATACGCGATTTTTAGCCGCTTGTAAGACGCCGCGCTAAGTATGATCATCGCTAGCGCTGCGGCCGCCATGAAATAAATTCTAAAGCTCAAATCGAAGCGCAGCACCGGTAACATCACGCTTCCGCTGATTATCAGCGCCGCGATGCACGAATAATAGATCGGCAAAAACAGCCTGATGCGCCTAAGAAATCTAAGCCCCGATCTGCTCTTTTGCTTTAAATTTTCAGCTTGCGGTGCGGAGACGGCAGAATTTAAAGCCTTGCCGCGAGGGCGAAATTCCGCCGCTGCGTCTATTTTAAGCTGGGTAAAGATCAGATAAATTACCGTTAAAATCGCCGTAGCTAGCGCGAAAAACTTATGAAAACCCAGGGCGCTTTGATACATATAATCCATTATTTCCGCCGGGAGGTTAAATCTGCAGGATAAAATTTTGCGCGGCTAGAGCCGAAACGACCGAATTTCAGCGCAAATTTTTTCGGCGCGAGATAAAGCAGATCGGCTCCGCACCTTTGAAATTTTAAAAACTCTTCAAAGCGGCTGCGGCTATTTGTTGCGTCAAAATTTACTGCGCGCTCTCTCAACTCCGGTTTCGCGCCGTATTTCTTGCGCCAAGAATGAAATTTCACAGTTAGAGCTTTATAAAATTTAAAATTTTTCTGCGCAGATCGCACGGGTAAGAAGAACGCTAAAATCGCGCTTATACGCCGCATACGAACCACGCAAATTTTAAAAATTTTCAAATTTAGCCGCCGATTTTTCAACGCTCCGTCCTATTCGGTCACCGGAAGCGGCGGCATATCGGCGTTTATATCGACTTTAGGCTCGCTAGGCGCAATAGGTACGTCCTTCGGCACCTCGCTATCTACCGGCGGCTTTTGCAAGGCGTTCTTTTTCTCATCGTCGCAGCCGCTCAAAGCAAGCACGCAGGCAAAGATCGCGCACGCGGCAAAAACGCGCACAAACCCCGTGTCAAATTTAAAGAAATTTCTCATCAGCAGTCCTTTGGATAGATGATTTTTTCGCCGCACAGAAGCTTTCGCCAAAGCTCCGGCTGCCTCCACTCCTCGCGCACAGCGGGCGAAAATTCTATCTCATCCAGCGCGATCTCGCCCATCTGCGCGTTGTAGGCGTCCTCGCGGAAGCACTGCGCATAGCCGGTGGTCGTTTCGTGCACGATGACGCTGTGAAGCTTTACTTCGCGCTCGCCGTTTTGCATCTGAGTTAGGCTCAAAAGTCGGTCAATTAGAACGAAAAAAATTCTACAAAACTGCTCCGCGCTCGGATTTAGCGGTATCTGCACCCAGCGCGCGCTGTGTTT
The nucleotide sequence above comes from uncultured Campylobacter sp.. Encoded proteins:
- the rsmI gene encoding 16S rRNA (cytidine(1402)-2'-O)-methyltransferase, yielding MLYLIPTPIGNLSDISSRALEVLQSCEILICEDTRVSKKLLNLLSDKFQISFKISQFYSLHTHNEAEFFAGFNPSLLREKVCAYVSDAGMPCISDPGIALVKFAQRSSITYEVLSGANALLLAAAASGLVEKEFSFLGFLNNDGAQRKAQILNLMQSPYPCVLYESPKRVVKLIEQIAGIDAQRKIFAIKEATKKFETKFFGSAAELLLKLKSANLNGEWCVVIDGAGEKSFEKITQEDILSLEIAPKIKAKLLSKISGEPAKEIYKNLIR
- the rpmE gene encoding 50S ribosomal protein L31; amino-acid sequence: MKKDIHPNFVETTVTCACGNTFKTRSNKPEIRVDICSKCHPFFTGSEKIVDSAGRVEKFKQKYGMK
- a CDS encoding 6-carboxytetrahydropterin synthase gives rise to the protein MIIRKLYEFENAHIVRLCGSKRCRTSIHGHSYRCEILLSSNFLDEAGMVYDFGYMKLGIRELIDSFDHATTIYARDDASYIADLKKHSARWVQIPLNPSAEQFCRIFFVLIDRLLSLTQMQNGEREVKLHSVIVHETTTGYAQCFREDAYNAQMGEIALDEIEFSPAVREEWRQPELWRKLLCGEKIIYPKDC
- a CDS encoding LL-diaminopimelate aminotransferase, with protein sequence MFDEIRFSKIERLPNYVFAEVNAIKMAARRAGEDIIDFSMGNPDGRTPQHIIDKLCESAQKDKTHGYSVSQGIYKLRLACANWYKRKYGVILDPESEIVAVMGSKEGFVHLTSAIVNPGDVAVVPDPAYPIHTQAFIIAGGNVVKIPLAYDENLNFNENKFFIDLQKTFDESIPRPKYVVVNFPHNPTTVVVQKSFYERLVAMARQERFYIISDIAYAEIAFDDYKTPSIFEVQGAKDVAVEAYTLSKSYNMAGWRVGFVSGNKKLVAALKKIKSWFDYGMFTPIQVAATIALDGPQECVEEIRASYEKRRNFLIDAFADAGWQIAKPSASMFAWAKLPPAAAHLRSMEFSKQLLTKARVAVSPGVGFGAAGDDYVRIAFIENENRTRQAARNIKKYLKEI
- the rlmB gene encoding 23S rRNA (guanosine(2251)-2'-O)-methyltransferase RlmB, which gives rise to MIIYGKQLFLHLLNRHPRKFIRIILAKECEKEIFKKIAATGVKIERADAKKAQALARGGNHQGFLAEVEEFSFGDLASVKDDKFVPILYGLTDVGNIGAIMRSAYALGANSVIVVANNLNMAGVVRASSGAAYELNVVKVSDGLSVINELKQSRFEIYAASADGTNFKELELGAKNALVMGNEEEGIPGRALKKCDCAVSIKMREGWDSLNVSAAFAILCDGILNGRNRREVK
- a CDS encoding 16S rRNA (uracil(1498)-N(3))-methyltransferase; the protein is MVYFYDKFAGEQSLVLQNDQFLHLKARRVRAGERIDVRNLKDGASYLYEIAEISRKGAALNLVFKSSVFTLSHDFRVAWAVVESAVIEKSLPALNEMGVGRLVLVYADLSQTNVRLDLQRMERILINSSQQCGRNSIMQIEVLSSSDELAQRYENVSLIDFGGKNIDIFGDDEIAFVGPEGGFSPREREKFKNAYALNSPYILRSNTALIATCAKLIF
- a CDS encoding homoserine dehydrogenase; translation: MKVAILGVGTVGSEVANILIKNKDIILARAGVSIEPIIGLVRDTSKKRDVQIPLSSDAQSIIERDDIDVFVELMGGVEKPYEIVSEILKRKKAVVTANKALLAYHRYKLQALAGDTPFGFEASVAGGIPIIKTLREGLSANRIEKIIGIINGTSNFILTNMMQKNEKFEDALKRAQELGYAEADPSFDIGGFDAAHKLLILASIAYGVHGDPEDILIEGIEEITQEDIYFAREFDFIIKLLAVAKRACNNKVELRVHPALISKDQMLSKVDGVMNGVSIYGDCVGESMYYGPGAGGSATASAVISDLIDIARDNKNPMLGYKILPSENFMQILPSEQIRTKYYFRLRVRDEKGVLAKLTNIMSLNDLSIDSFLQKPKLKTDEEVTLFFTTHTCCEKDIKRAISVIGGENFITQKPFMIRIES